A window of Streptomyces sp. SAI-127 contains these coding sequences:
- a CDS encoding CocE/NonD family hydrolase: MGHPRKALRTTTVGAVSATLIAGSALGLAPTAQAADAIRFVDIAGDGGTVLKANVISPAGADGTRRYPLLVLPTSWGLPQIEYLAQAQKLANSGYIVVSYNVRGFWQSGGEIEVAGPPDTADASKVIDWALANTPADERHIGMAGVSYGAGISLLTAAKDKRVKAVASLSGWADLIDSIYSGRTQHVQAGALLDGASLVTGRQSAEIRQIFDNFYASNLSKEQEMIDWGKKRSAATYVDQLNQNGAAVMMANAWGDTVFPPNQYADFYEKLTGPKRLEFRPGDHATAELTGLFGLPNDVWTDTERWFDHYLKGVDNGINREEPVRLKSRSTGGYEGYPDWKSVGATRKKVALTGTTTIHTNVDSGADGGIVFLSSILDQIARVPPVASIPLLPRRWAAVWQSEKYRTAQQVRGTAKLHTTVTPTKESGTLVAYLYDVGPLGLGKLVSNAPYTFHGQTPGKPIGVDLELFSTAYDVPAGHRLALVVDTVDPLYIEHNPSGAQLTFSSPSNDPSYVSIPLREQ; this comes from the coding sequence GTGGGACACCCTCGCAAGGCCCTGCGTACGACCACCGTGGGCGCCGTCTCCGCGACTCTGATCGCCGGTAGCGCCCTCGGACTCGCCCCCACCGCCCAGGCGGCGGACGCCATCCGCTTCGTCGACATCGCCGGCGACGGCGGCACGGTCCTCAAGGCGAACGTCATCTCGCCCGCCGGAGCCGACGGCACCCGGCGCTACCCGCTGCTCGTCCTGCCCACGAGCTGGGGCCTGCCGCAGATCGAGTACCTCGCCCAGGCCCAGAAGCTCGCGAACTCCGGCTACATCGTGGTCAGTTACAACGTCCGCGGCTTCTGGCAGTCGGGCGGGGAGATAGAGGTGGCGGGCCCTCCCGACACCGCCGACGCGTCCAAGGTCATCGACTGGGCGCTCGCCAACACCCCGGCGGACGAACGGCACATCGGGATGGCGGGCGTCTCCTACGGCGCCGGCATCAGCCTGCTCACCGCCGCCAAGGACAAGCGCGTCAAGGCGGTCGCGTCTCTCAGCGGCTGGGCCGACCTGATCGACTCGATCTACTCCGGCCGCACCCAGCACGTCCAGGCCGGGGCCCTGCTGGACGGCGCGAGCCTCGTCACCGGCCGCCAGAGCGCCGAAATCCGGCAGATCTTCGACAACTTCTACGCGTCGAACCTGTCGAAGGAGCAGGAGATGATCGATTGGGGGAAGAAACGTTCGGCCGCCACATATGTGGACCAGCTGAACCAGAACGGCGCGGCGGTCATGATGGCCAACGCGTGGGGCGACACGGTCTTCCCGCCCAACCAGTACGCGGACTTCTACGAGAAGCTGACCGGCCCGAAGAGACTGGAGTTCCGTCCCGGGGACCACGCCACCGCCGAGCTGACCGGGCTGTTCGGTCTGCCCAACGACGTGTGGACCGACACCGAGCGCTGGTTCGACCACTACCTCAAGGGCGTGGACAACGGGATCAACCGCGAGGAGCCGGTCCGGCTCAAGTCCCGTTCCACAGGCGGCTACGAGGGCTACCCGGACTGGAAGTCGGTCGGTGCGACCCGCAAGAAGGTCGCCCTCACGGGCACGACCACGATCCACACCAACGTCGACTCGGGCGCCGACGGCGGGATCGTCTTCCTGTCCAGCATCCTCGACCAGATCGCCCGGGTTCCCCCGGTCGCCTCGATCCCCCTGCTCCCCCGCCGCTGGGCCGCCGTATGGCAGTCGGAGAAGTACCGGACCGCCCAACAGGTGCGCGGCACCGCGAAGTTGCACACCACGGTGACACCTACCAAGGAGAGCGGCACCCTCGTCGCCTACCTCTACGACGTGGGGCCGCTCGGCCTCGGCAAGCTGGTCTCCAACGCGCCCTACACCTTCCACGGGCAGACGCCCGGGAAGCCGATCGGCGTCGACCTGGAGCTGTTCTCCACGGCCTACGACGTCCCGGCAGGGCACCGGCTGGCCCTGGTGGTCGACACGGTCGACCCGCTCTACATCGAGCACAACCCGTCCGGCGCCCAGCTGACCTTCTCCTCGCCGTCGAACGACCCGTCGTACGTGTCGATTCCGCTGCGCGAGCAGTGA
- a CDS encoding amino acid ABC transporter ATP-binding protein: MAVVDPLIELRDVNKYFGELHVLQDINLTVGKGEVVVVIGPSGSGKSTLCRTINRLETIKSGSITLDGQPLPEEGKALAKLRAEVGMVFQSFNLFAHKTVLQNVSLAQVKVRGRKKEQADRRSRELLDRVGLADQADKYPAQLSGGQQQRVAIARALAMEPKALLFDEPTSALDPEMINEVLEVMRQLAQEGMTMVVVTHEMGFARSAANRVVFMADGRIVEDRAPDDFFTNPDSERARDFLSKILKH, translated from the coding sequence ATGGCCGTCGTCGATCCGTTGATCGAACTGCGTGACGTCAACAAGTATTTCGGGGAGCTGCATGTCCTGCAGGACATCAACCTCACCGTCGGCAAGGGGGAGGTGGTCGTGGTCATCGGCCCTTCGGGGTCGGGCAAGTCCACGCTCTGCAGGACGATCAACCGCCTGGAGACCATCAAGTCCGGTTCCATCACGCTCGACGGGCAGCCGCTGCCCGAGGAGGGCAAGGCCCTCGCGAAGCTCCGCGCCGAGGTCGGCATGGTCTTCCAGTCCTTCAATCTGTTCGCCCACAAGACGGTCCTGCAGAACGTCTCGCTGGCCCAGGTCAAGGTCCGGGGGCGCAAGAAGGAGCAGGCCGACCGCCGCTCCCGCGAACTCCTCGACCGGGTGGGCCTCGCCGACCAGGCCGACAAGTACCCGGCCCAGCTCTCCGGCGGCCAGCAACAGCGCGTGGCCATCGCCCGTGCCCTCGCCATGGAGCCCAAGGCCCTGCTCTTCGACGAGCCCACCTCGGCCCTCGACCCGGAGATGATCAACGAGGTGCTGGAGGTCATGCGCCAACTGGCCCAGGAGGGCATGACCATGGTCGTCGTCACCCACGAGATGGGCTTCGCACGCTCGGCCGCCAACCGTGTGGTGTTCATGGCCGACGGCCGCATCGTCGAGGACCGAGCCCCCGACGACTTCTTCACCAACCCCGACAGCGAGCGCGCCAGGGACTTCCTCTCCAAGATCCTCAAGCACTGA
- a CDS encoding DUF6278 family protein, whose translation MKIPFLGGRSEKPGTRDPEGIAELLSECELLRSHASRSGVRLDDTAASLEALDQLVPGWRDDEEILLWLGNDAGLYLGTVIVRTVPGAAWDLRSDGQPVIRLESGREFDVVASGHEWAASGVPELSQLYAEVAEE comes from the coding sequence ATGAAGATCCCTTTTCTGGGCGGCCGGAGTGAGAAGCCCGGCACCCGCGACCCCGAGGGCATCGCCGAACTCCTCTCCGAGTGCGAGCTCCTGCGCTCCCACGCGTCCCGTTCGGGTGTCCGACTGGACGACACGGCGGCCTCGTTGGAGGCGCTCGATCAGCTGGTGCCGGGCTGGCGCGACGACGAGGAGATCCTGCTCTGGCTCGGCAACGACGCCGGGCTCTATCTGGGCACGGTCATCGTGCGGACCGTCCCCGGAGCGGCCTGGGATCTGCGCTCGGACGGTCAGCCCGTGATCCGGCTGGAGTCCGGCCGTGAGTTCGACGTCGTGGCCTCCGGACACGAGTGGGCCGCGAGCGGGGTGCCCGAGCTGTCCCAGCTCTACGCGGAGGTCGCCGAGGAGTGA
- a CDS encoding exodeoxyribonuclease III: protein MRIATWNVNSITARLPRLLAWLESTGTDVLCLQEAKIAEEQFPFDQLREAGYEAAVHATGRWNGVAVISRVGLEDVVKGLAGDPGYDGAPEPRALSATCGPVRVWSVYVPNGREVDHPHYAYKLQWFEALRAAVAGDAAGSRPFAVLGDYNVAPTDDDVYDVAAFEGLTHVTPAERAALASLREAGLSDVVPRPLKYDHPFTYWDYRQLCFPKNRGMRIDLVYGNEPFAKAVTDAYVDREERKGKGASDHAPVVVDLDV, encoded by the coding sequence ATGCGCATCGCGACCTGGAACGTCAACTCGATCACCGCCCGCCTCCCGAGGCTGCTGGCCTGGCTGGAGAGCACCGGCACCGATGTGCTGTGCCTCCAGGAGGCCAAGATCGCCGAGGAGCAGTTCCCGTTCGACCAGCTGCGCGAGGCGGGCTACGAGGCGGCGGTGCACGCGACCGGCCGGTGGAACGGCGTGGCGGTGATCTCCCGAGTGGGCCTGGAGGACGTCGTCAAGGGCCTGGCGGGCGACCCGGGCTACGACGGCGCCCCGGAGCCCCGCGCCCTCTCCGCGACCTGCGGCCCGGTCCGCGTCTGGTCGGTCTACGTGCCGAACGGCCGCGAGGTCGACCACCCGCACTACGCCTACAAGCTCCAGTGGTTCGAGGCCCTCAGGGCCGCCGTGGCGGGTGACGCCGCGGGCAGCCGCCCCTTCGCGGTCCTGGGCGACTACAACGTGGCGCCGACGGACGACGACGTCTACGACGTGGCCGCCTTCGAGGGCCTCACCCACGTCACCCCGGCCGAGCGCGCGGCCCTCGCCTCCCTGCGCGAGGCGGGCCTGTCGGACGTGGTCCCGCGGCCACTCAAGTACGACCACCCGTTCACCTACTGGGACTACCGCCAGCTCTGCTTCCCCAAGAACCGCGGCATGCGCATCGACCTGGTGTACGGCAACGAGCCCTTCGCGAAGGCCGTCACCGACGCGTACGTCGACCGTGAGGAGCGCAAGGGCAAGGGCGCGTCCGATCATGCGCCGGTGGTCGTGGACCTGGACGTCTAG
- a CDS encoding MBL fold metallo-hydrolase encodes MKLTKMSHSCVRLEKDGQTLVLDPGAFSEEDAALGADAILVTHEHLDHFSEERLRTALDANPAAEIWTLKSVAEKISTAFPGRVHTVGHGDTFTAAGFDVQVHGELHAVIHPDIPRITNVGYLVDGGRIFHPGDALTVPDHAVETLMLPVMAPWSKISEVIDYVREVKPQRAYDIHDALLTDLARPVYDNQIGALGGAEHLRLQPRESTAL; translated from the coding sequence ATGAAGCTCACGAAGATGTCGCACTCCTGTGTCCGTCTCGAGAAGGACGGACAGACGCTCGTCCTCGACCCCGGGGCCTTCAGCGAGGAGGACGCCGCCCTCGGCGCGGACGCGATCCTCGTCACGCACGAACACCTTGACCACTTCAGCGAGGAGCGGTTGCGGACGGCCCTGGACGCCAACCCGGCCGCGGAGATCTGGACGCTGAAGTCGGTCGCCGAGAAGATCTCGACCGCCTTCCCGGGCCGCGTGCACACCGTCGGCCACGGCGACACCTTCACCGCCGCCGGCTTCGACGTCCAGGTGCACGGCGAACTGCACGCCGTGATCCACCCGGACATCCCGCGCATCACCAACGTCGGCTACCTCGTCGACGGCGGCCGGATCTTCCACCCCGGTGACGCCCTCACCGTCCCCGACCACGCCGTCGAGACGCTGATGCTGCCCGTCATGGCCCCCTGGAGCAAGATCTCCGAGGTCATCGACTACGTCCGTGAGGTCAAGCCGCAGCGCGCCTACGACATCCACGACGCCCTTCTCACGGACCTCGCCCGCCCGGTCTACGACAACCAGATCGGCGCGCTCGGCGGGGCGGAGCACCTGCGGCTGCAGCCGAGGGAGAGCACGGCACTCTGA
- the pcaC gene encoding 4-carboxymuconolactone decarboxylase, producing MSETKTPALQYRFDGPEDAPVLILGPSLGTTWHMWDRQVPELVKQWRIFRFDLPGHGGAPAYPAGSVRDLTDRLLATLDQFGIQRFGYAGCALGGAVGMELALRHPERLASLALIAASPRFGTADEFRQRGVIVRTNGLDPIARTSPERWFTSGFAAAQPAITEWAVQMVRTTDPGCYIAACEALAAFDVRADLARVGVPTLVLVGSDDQVTGPAEARTLVAGIPDARLAVVPGASHLVPVEQPAAVTDLLVRHFSTAWQPAFDSATGQTAIPATPLQAVLTAAPPQPVAIAEIAPAAPAPQSGTRPDPYDAGIKVRREVLGDAHVDRALAQADEFSGDFQEFITRYAWGEIWDRPGLDRRSRSCVTLTALVAGGHLDELAFHTRAALRNGLTPSEIKEVLLQAAVYCGVPAANSAFKVAQQVIREETTPTE from the coding sequence GTGAGTGAGACGAAGACCCCCGCCCTCCAGTACCGCTTCGACGGCCCGGAAGACGCCCCCGTCCTCATCCTGGGCCCGTCGCTCGGGACCACGTGGCACATGTGGGACCGCCAGGTCCCGGAGCTGGTCAAGCAGTGGCGCATCTTCCGGTTCGACCTGCCGGGGCACGGCGGCGCGCCCGCCTACCCGGCGGGCTCGGTCCGCGATCTCACCGACCGGCTGCTCGCCACGCTCGACCAGTTCGGCATCCAGCGCTTCGGCTACGCGGGCTGCGCGCTGGGCGGCGCGGTCGGCATGGAGCTGGCGCTGCGCCACCCGGAGCGGCTCGCCTCACTCGCGCTGATCGCCGCCTCGCCCCGCTTCGGCACGGCCGACGAGTTCCGCCAGCGCGGGGTGATCGTACGGACGAACGGGCTCGATCCCATCGCCCGCACATCGCCCGAGCGCTGGTTCACCTCCGGCTTCGCCGCCGCCCAGCCCGCGATCACCGAGTGGGCCGTGCAGATGGTGCGCACCACCGACCCGGGCTGCTACATCGCGGCCTGCGAGGCGCTCGCCGCGTTCGACGTGCGGGCCGACCTCGCGAGGGTCGGTGTGCCGACCCTCGTCCTCGTCGGCTCCGACGACCAGGTCACCGGCCCCGCCGAGGCCCGCACCCTGGTCGCGGGCATTCCGGACGCCCGGCTCGCCGTCGTGCCCGGCGCCTCCCACCTGGTGCCGGTCGAGCAGCCCGCGGCCGTCACCGACCTGCTGGTCAGACACTTCTCCACCGCCTGGCAGCCCGCCTTCGACTCGGCCACCGGCCAGACCGCGATCCCCGCGACCCCGCTCCAGGCGGTCCTGACGGCCGCGCCGCCGCAACCGGTGGCGATCGCCGAGATCGCCCCGGCCGCCCCCGCCCCCCAGTCGGGGACCCGTCCCGACCCGTACGACGCCGGCATCAAGGTGCGCCGTGAGGTACTCGGCGACGCGCACGTGGACCGGGCGCTCGCTCAGGCCGACGAGTTCTCCGGTGACTTCCAGGAGTTCATCACCCGCTACGCCTGGGGCGAGATCTGGGACCGGCCCGGCCTCGACCGCCGCTCGCGCAGCTGCGTCACCCTCACCGCGCTGGTCGCGGGCGGACATCTGGACGAGCTCGCCTTCCACACCCGGGCCGCCCTGCGCAACGGCCTCACCCCGTCCGAGATCAAGGAGGTGCTCCTCCAGGCGGCCGTGTACTGCGGTGTCCCGGCGGCCAACAGCGCGTTCAAGGTGGCCCAGCAGGTGATCCGCGAGGAGACCACCCCCACCGAGTGA